GAGAGTCCCTTCTTCATCAGCGCCCCTTTGGCCTTCTCGACCATCTTGCGCGATTCCAGGGTTTCCTTGAGACTGGCCACCTCGTCGCGCAGGGTGGAGACTTCGACGAACTGATGGATGGCCAGATCGACGGCGGCATAGACCTGTTCGCTGCGGAACGGCTTGACCACGTAGCTCATCACCCCGGCGAGACGGGCCTGCTCGACCGTCGCCGGATCGGCGGTGCCGGTCAGCAGAACGATCGGGGTGGAAAGTTTTTTGCCTATTTTTTCGGCAGCGCTGATGCCGTCCAGGACGGGCATGGAAACGTCCATGACGATCAGCAGGGGCTTGCGGAGCAGCGCCAGATCGACCGCCTGGCGACCGTTTTCCGCCTCGAGGATCTCCTCGAAGCCGTAGAACGCGAGGGTTTCCGCCACCTGACGGCGGATCAAGGGTTCGTCATCAACAACCAGGGCTGTTTTCATCGGGCATCCTCCGGGAAAAAATCCGTTTCCACTTGCGTAATTACCGAGACGGGGTATTGCATAAGAGATGCCGTCAACTTTCAAGTCGGTGCTTGTCACCGGCGGATTTATATGTTTCTTATTGATGATAACCCGATTCCTCCAGCCCTGCTGCAAAACGCCGAAGGAGAAGCCGATGCCCGAAAAGACCTTCACCGCCATGCTTGTCGAAGAGACGGAGCCGAAAAAATTCACCCGCCGCATCGTCACCCGGTCGGTGGACGAGCTGCCGGCAGGAGAGCTGCTGCTCCGGGTGCATTACTCCTCCCTCAACTACAAGGATGCCCTCTCCGCGACCGGCCAGCCGGGCGTGACCAAAAAGTATCCCCACACCCCGGGTATCGACGCCGCCGGCGAGGTGGTCGCATGCACCGACGGCAGTTTTCAGCCGGGCGAAAAAGTCATCGTTACGGGGTTTGACCTCGGCATGAACACTGCCGGCGGTTTCGGCCAGTACGTCCGCGTCCCTGCGGCCTGGGCGGTGCGGCTGCCGGCGGGACTCTCGCTCAAGGAGAGCATGGAGGTGGGGACCGCCGGTTTCACCGCCGGCCTGTCGGTCTGGAAGCTGGTGCAGGCGGGAGTCGCGCCGGCTGCCGGCGATATCCTGGTCACCGGCGCCACCGGTGGCGTCGGCAGCATCGCCGTGGCCGTCCTGGCCAGGGCCGGTTACCGGGTGGTCGCCGCGACGGGGAAGCCGACGGAATCGGAGTACCTGCGGCGGCTCGGTGCCGCCGAAGTCATCGGCCGGCAGCAGGCACTGGAAGGGAGTGAGCGGCCACTGGGCAGGGAGCGCTGGGCCGGGGTGGTCGACTGCGTCGGCGGCGAGATGCTGGCAACGGCAATCAAGTCCACCCGTTACGGCGGCGCCGTCACCTGCTGCGGCCTGGTCGCTTCGCCGGAGCTCCCGCTCAACGTCTTCCCCTTCATCCTGCGGGGGGTCAGCCTGCTCGGAGTGGACTCCGCCCAGTGCCCGATGGCGCCGC
This DNA window, taken from Desulfuromonadales bacterium, encodes the following:
- a CDS encoding YhdH/YhfP family quinone oxidoreductase; the protein is MPEKTFTAMLVEETEPKKFTRRIVTRSVDELPAGELLLRVHYSSLNYKDALSATGQPGVTKKYPHTPGIDAAGEVVACTDGSFQPGEKVIVTGFDLGMNTAGGFGQYVRVPAAWAVRLPAGLSLKESMEVGTAGFTAGLSVWKLVQAGVAPAAGDILVTGATGGVGSIAVAVLARAGYRVVAATGKPTESEYLRRLGAAEVIGRQQALEGSERPLGRERWAGVVDCVGGEMLATAIKSTRYGGAVTCCGLVASPELPLNVFPFILRGVSLLGVDSAQCPMAPRQQVWQKLAGDWKPQELAAAASECTLQELEPKIHAILEGKLRGRTVVNLLKS
- a CDS encoding response regulator, giving the protein MKTALVVDDEPLIRRQVAETLAFYGFEEILEAENGRQAVDLALLRKPLLIVMDVSMPVLDGISAAEKIGKKLSTPIVLLTGTADPATVEQARLAGVMSYVVKPFRSEQVYAAVDLAIHQFVEVSTLRDEVASLKETLESRKMVEKAKGALMKKGLS